The DNA segment GCTCTTGTATCACTAAGAATCTGGCAGCCAGTTCCGTCTGACAGAGTTTACAGCATATATTGGTGGATTCTTGTCCATAGTGCATCTGCTTTAAGAATTAACGAAAGCAGAGTCGAGACAGCAAGGTAAGTGCTGTTTTAACTATAGCACTGGGGATGCTGACGGTTTGGGACAGTGTTTATTGtaataagaacagaaaaaaattccagagcAACTTTGCCAATTGCTATTCAACAGCAAATCCAGTTTTGAGCATTTACTTTCACATCTTGCATAATATATTTTCCATGATTTATGAATTTGAGATACATTTTATAAAGTCTATAATGCCTTACTTAGCAAAAGATGTTATAAAAAGTTTCAAGATTTCACTAGAAAGTAGACACAGTGAAACAGTATGGCATTTAAAATGTTTGCTATTTTATGCTAAGTAGTTCTGTATGTTAGTTTTGTTAGAACTTAATTTGGAACAAAGAAAGCCATTTCaatcaatattcaaaatattttgcaACTGGTATGTCGTTATAATTTGTTATGATTTGCTGTGAACAGTTTATGCTGTCATAAAACCTGAACAAAAGGATTACTTAAttctattttgttaattttaaagaTTTGGGTTGTGGATGTATGTCTTAAGAAACAGGAAcatgttttaaagaaattctgGGAAACATGATTTACTCTTTGGAAAAACGCCTTTTCTTCATAGCCACAGGTATTTGAAAAAACTAGGGGAAAGTAAAGTGTGTTTTTGCTTCATAATGGAGTCATTATATGGTTACAAACTCTCTTTGAATTCAAAGCCCTTGTTTTGACTCTGCCAAAAAATATGGAAGCATTTTTCATTGCTATTCAATACTCACATTATAGTTCCCATGTCTGTTTTAGTGTATACTGAATTAAAATAAGGTGGACTTATTAATAAAGGAAGACAAACCTTTACagcattaatatactgtaattTATAAAGAATCCTACAATTACATTAGCACTATGTAATTGTTCTCATGGCCAAGTCCTGTCAACTAAATTTAATGACTCCATCACAATCTTAGGGAATAATTTACTAAGAGTCTGGCTACATGTTACATTATGTCTGTTATGAGAGTGATCCTAACAATCTTTTTGAGTGTTTCATCTGCtaaaattaagtattttataATTCCAAGTTAAAGCAAAGATGTTTAAAATTCCTGATAGCAGAAAATCCTGCTTGTCCTAAACTGCCTAGATCCAAAAGCTTGTACCTTGTTTCTCACaggaagagattttattttatgggATCCATTGGAATGTGGATGTTGCTTCACAGTAACAGTTTCCCTCCCAGCGTGACCTATTGCTCAGCTATAACTCTTCATGCTACAAAAGCCCAACTCTTATATCCTATTTCCCTTTACCTACATTGCTGACCCTTTGCTTCCCAAGCAATTGAAATGTGCTTCACTGATCCTTAGCAACAGGTACATGTGAAGATCACTGATACAAATTGTTTTCAATGTATATTCCCAAATTGATCCTTTCCTACATGGCTCTTAATGCTCACTGTTTAATGCAGACCTTCCTCAGTTCCCACTCTTTCCCATCTTCATTCAGTGCGAGTGCTAAAACCCAGATAAACAAACCCTACCTTCTCAAATTTTAACATGAAGAAGGTAGACAAATTGTGAGTgactgagagaaagaaaagctttCAATCAAAACTTTGAAAAGAATATCATTCTCTACCAGTTAGATCTCTTTCTAGGTTTAAAGCTGTTTAGAGTTCGTGACATTTTCTTGATTAACGAACAATAATTTTACTAAAACTAATGTACTAAATACTAATTTTCAAAGAGTTTTGTAATGTGCTTAAAAGTATAGAATGTTAAACAAAGGTTGACATAATATGCACACACCCCCACTTAAGAAGTCTGTTTCCTTTCTTCAGAGTCAACAATAAAGATAGTTCTAAAAGAATTTTCCACCCTCCCCAGCACtctaccactaccaccaccatcaccgccCCCCAACCACCCCCAGCAGACACACATAAGAACAATGTTGTTCCAGACAAAATCACAGATTGCCCATGTTCTCAGGAAGGATCTTTTTAATGAGGTATTTTAATGATGTTGAATGGTGGGGTAGAGGGTCCAGTTTACAACTGTcttcttgcttttgtttcttctggTTTTGAAGGTATTCTGAAGCTGCGTTCTCACATGGTGGTTAACGGGCACCTCCCAGAAACCTCTTGCAGGAATCCATGTAATTCAGGAAAGGACCTGGAGAGAGGTTGACTGGAACAATTAGGCCTAGCTCGCCCAGAAGGGGGCGCCAGTGTATGCAATCTGTCCCACACATTGTAAACTTACATCTTTATCCTAATTcttaaaagcaaatgaaacagaCATCATTAGTGCAGTAAAAAAGCTCtctcaaataataaaatttgcatttgcaaatgcattttctttcttcttagtaTACTTTTCCTGAAAGAATACtattttataatacatattttcactttatttaggATTCAAAGCAATTGCCAAAATGAATCTAGGTGTGTTTCCTCTCCTCTTGGCATTAATTGGCGGTGCCAGCAGCACCTATCTTGATTACTATGATTATTACGATTTCCCCCAATCAATATATGGGAGGTCATCACCAAACTGTGCACCAGAATGTAACTGCCCTGAAAGCTATCCATCAGCCATGTACTGCGATGAGCTGAAACTGAAGAGTGTGCCAATGGTGCCTCCTGGAATCAAGTACCTTTACCTTAGGAATAACCAGATTGACCATATTGATGACAAGGCCTTTGAAAACGTAACTGATCTGCAGTGGCTCATTCTCGACCACAACCTTCTAGAAAATTCcaagataaaaggaaaagtgTTCTCTAAACTGAAGCAGTTGAAGAAGCTGCACATAAATTACAACAATCTGACAGAATCTGTGGGCCCACTTCCCAAATCTTTGGTGGACCTGCAGCTCACTAACAACAAGATCTCTAAGCTTGGCTCCTTTGATGGACTGGTTAACCTGACCTTCATCCACCTTCAGCACAATCAGCTGAAAGAGGATGCCGTTTCAGCTGCTTTGAAAGGTCTGAAGTCACTCGAATACCTTGACTTGAGCTTCAATCAGATGACCAAACTACCTTCTGGTCTCCCAGTAACTCTTCTAACTCTTTACTTAGACAACAACAAGATTAGCAACATCCCTGACGAGTATTTCAAGCGTTTCAGTGCATTGCAGTATCTGCGTTTGTCTCATAATGAACTGGCTGATAGTGGAGTTCCTGGAAATTCTTTTAATGTATCATCTTTGTTGGAGCTGGATCTCTCCTATAATAAGCTGAAAAGCATACCGACAGTCAATGAAAACCTTGAAAACTATTACCTGGAGGTCAATGAACTTGAAAGTAAGTAGAAAACTGTGCCTATGATTGATTGATACTTCCTCAAGGTTTTACATGCCTAAGTTGTGTGACGCAAATATTAAATTggctccagttaaaaaaaaaaaaacaaaactaaaaatgccAACAGAATATTTCTCTAGAATATAGAATTCTAGCTTAGCTGTTTATCCAGTATCTGGCTTTTCTTTGGAGTGTCCAGATAAGAAATCATTAAGGTCATATAGAATTTAAACACTTGTTTCTTCAAATTTAATATTCTGGGCTAATTAATTCTGCTGTGTTAACTCTTGATTTTCATCTGTTAGTATTTGCCTCCTTCATGACTTCAATTGGTGTCTACATTTGTTTCTTGACAATATGTAGCTAAGGGGGAAACCAAGTCCAGAGGAAACGCAGTCATCAGAGACTTTAGCATCTCTCTCCTGCTTGTCCCCAGAGCAGCCTGCATACACTCATAGTCTCCTCTGACATCTTTACTTGGGACTCAACATGTTACTCTACTTTCATGACCATCATCTATCTCTGTTTTCCCTGGTATGGTTGGTGTGAGTAGTCTTCACAGTGTTCTTATGAGGACTGTGAGAAATTTTAAGGAGGACTATAATAAGCGTTTGGAATATAGTTTACTGGAATTACAGAGCCCCTTTTTCTTACAATGCTTCACCTCATTTGATTTTCCCAtcatttctccttcctttctcttacttctgtagtttatttttcatttatctgcTGGGTACGAGTTTGACCTGATCCACTTGGGCTGTTTATGCAGTCTCCTGATCTCCTGGCACATTTTTCAATTTAAGCTATAAAGATTTGGATTGTAAACTGACTATTCACCAATATTCaccttattttttaatggaagttgGCAGAAGAAAAAACCTGTAATTCACAgatgaagtttttaaaatgaaaactcagGTGGGAAACACTGATTCACACAGTAAATAATTCTTTGTGCAAAATAATCTATTGAAATTGAACATGTGTATATTATAAAACTTGGTCCCCTTGTCATACTGGCTAAGGATATTGACACTCCTATCAGAAAAAATTGCATTGTGCCTTATTAATATGCTACTTTATAATTCTGCAACAGTTTCATGTAACTCCTAGTAGAGTTGGGGTGTTCTCATGAAGGA comes from the Bubalus kerabau isolate K-KA32 ecotype Philippines breed swamp buffalo chromosome 1, PCC_UOA_SB_1v2, whole genome shotgun sequence genome and includes:
- the LUM gene encoding lumican, which produces MNLGVFPLLLALIGGASSTYLDYYDYYDFPQSIYGRSSPNCAPECNCPESYPSAMYCDELKLKSVPMVPPGIKYLYLRNNQIDHIDDKAFENVTDLQWLILDHNLLENSKIKGKVFSKLKQLKKLHINYNNLTESVGPLPKSLVDLQLTNNKISKLGSFDGLVNLTFIHLQHNQLKEDAVSAALKGLKSLEYLDLSFNQMTKLPSGLPVTLLTLYLDNNKISNIPDEYFKRFSALQYLRLSHNELADSGVPGNSFNVSSLLELDLSYNKLKSIPTVNENLENYYLEVNELEKFDVKSFCKILGPLSYSKIKHLRLDGNHITQTSLPPDMYECLRVANEITVN